The proteins below are encoded in one region of Coturnix japonica isolate 7356 chromosome 10, Coturnix japonica 2.1, whole genome shotgun sequence:
- the RCCD1 gene encoding RCC1 domain-containing protein 1 isoform X2 has translation MRCNAMRCCPALLTALLGGRPGPHAACGADTPRCWGRHTAELGPHSLPCLTGAPAPQDELQLLLNGGSASRPSGPARSLPPPSPPPLHGGSAPLLVLVRPQRRGGGGGPGAGAAAPGAEGRRDPPRVSRVELRGAGHGHGQLGHGSLESEQQPRLVEALCGLPVREVAAGGWHSACISDGGDLYVWGWNESGQLGLPSRAVAEQQGEDEDVGAGLQDPPLPGEPPGAAFISIQAFPALLDLPMEPAVAAVSCGSRHTAAVTRGGELYTWGWGKYGQLGHRDRASCDQPRRVEQLRAQGLQALEVVCGPWSTYVCVLQQGGAQGSHPHSTAPALKAGTERGSCPGELSPHP, from the exons ATGCGATGCAATGCGATGCGATGCTGCCCCGCTCTGCTCACCGCGCTGCTCGGGGGCCGCCCGGGGCCGCACGCCGCTTGTGGGGCTGACACACCGCGATGCTGGGGCCGACACACCGCAGAGCTGGGGCCGCATTCCCTCCCGTGCCTTACCGGGGCTCCGGCCCCGCAGGAtgaactgcagctgctccttAACGGCGGCTCCGCCTCCCGTCCCTCCGGCCCCGCCCGCTCCCTTCcgcccccatctccccccccccttcatgGCGGATCCGCGCCGCTCCTGGTTCTTGTTCGGCCTCAACGCCGAGGAGGCGGCGGGGGCCCCGGGGCCGGGGCGGCAGCGCCTGGGGCTGAAGGGCGCCGTGATCCGCCGCGTGTGTCCCGCGTGGAGCTGCGCGGTGCTGGACACGG GCACGGGCAGCTCGGCCACGGCAGCCTGGAATCCGAGCAGCAGCCTCGGCTGGTGGAGGCGCTGTGCGGGCTGCCCGTGAGGGAGGTGGCAGCCGGCGGGTGGCACTCGGCCTGTATCAGCG ATGGGGGAGACCTTTACGTGTGGGGCTGGAACGAGTCGGGACAACTGGGGCTGCCCTCCCGGGCGGTGGcggagcagcagggagaggatgAGGACGTGGGTGCAG ggctcCAAGATCCGCCGCTGCCCGGGGAGCCGCCGGGCGCTGCCTTCATCTCCATCCAGgccttcccagccctgctggacCTCCCGATGGAGCCGGCAGTGGCTGCGGTGAGCTGCGGTTCACGGCACACGGCTGCGGTCACAA GAGGCGGAGAGCTGTACACCTGGGGCTGGG GGAAATACGGGCAGCTCGGGCACAGGGACCGCGCCAGCTGCGACCAGCCACGGCGTGTGGAGCAGCTCCGGGCTCAGGGGCTGCAGGCGCTGGAGGTGGTTTGTGGGCCCTGGAGCACTTATGTCTGcgtcctgcagcagggaggggcGCAGGgctcccatccccacagcacagctccagccctgaaAGCTGGGACTGAGCGTGGGAGCTGCCCAGGAGAGCTCAGCCCCCATCCCTGA
- the RCCD1 gene encoding RCC1 domain-containing protein 1 isoform X1, with translation MADPRRSWFLFGLNAEEAAGAPGPGRQRLGLKGAVIRRVCPAWSCAVLDTGSGLQLLSAGRRRPLPEDCTAALPSETHVVLLRGAAVQAWPLAAALRDELRGEPAWSRELPPGARPALPLLPGGFVAPRPPFYTALPRETPLRALALGHEHAVGLGQAGEVYGWGAGRHGQLGHGSLESEQQPRLVEALCGLPVREVAAGGWHSACISDGGDLYVWGWNESGQLGLPSRAVAEQQGEDEDVGAGLQDPPLPGEPPGAAFISIQAFPALLDLPMEPAVAAVSCGSRHTAAVTRGGELYTWGWGKYGQLGHRDRASCDQPRRVEQLRAQGLQALEVVCGPWSTYVCVLQQGGAQGSHPHSTAPALKAGTERGSCPGELSPHP, from the exons atgGCGGATCCGCGCCGCTCCTGGTTCTTGTTCGGCCTCAACGCCGAGGAGGCGGCGGGGGCCCCGGGGCCGGGGCGGCAGCGCCTGGGGCTGAAGGGCGCCGTGATCCGCCGCGTGTGTCCCGCGTGGAGCTGCGCGGTGCTGGACACGG GCTCcgggctgcagctgctcagcgcggggcggcggcggccgctGCCCGAGGACTGCACGGCGGCGCTGCCGTCGGAGACGCACGTGGTGCTGCTGCGGGGCGCGGCGGTGCAGGCGTGGCCCCTCGCGGCGGCGCTGCGGGACGAGCTGCGGGGGGAGCCCGCGTGGAGCCGGGAGCTGCCGCCGGGAGCGCGCCCCGCGCTGCCGCTGCTGCCGGGCGGGTTCGTGGCCCCGCGGCCGCCGTTCTACACCGCGCTGCCACGGGAGACGCCGCTCCGCGCGTTGGCGCTGGGACACGAGCACGCGGTGGGGCTGGGACAGGCCGGGGAGGTGTACGGCTGGGGAGCCGGCAG GCACGGGCAGCTCGGCCACGGCAGCCTGGAATCCGAGCAGCAGCCTCGGCTGGTGGAGGCGCTGTGCGGGCTGCCCGTGAGGGAGGTGGCAGCCGGCGGGTGGCACTCGGCCTGTATCAGCG ATGGGGGAGACCTTTACGTGTGGGGCTGGAACGAGTCGGGACAACTGGGGCTGCCCTCCCGGGCGGTGGcggagcagcagggagaggatgAGGACGTGGGTGCAG ggctcCAAGATCCGCCGCTGCCCGGGGAGCCGCCGGGCGCTGCCTTCATCTCCATCCAGgccttcccagccctgctggacCTCCCGATGGAGCCGGCAGTGGCTGCGGTGAGCTGCGGTTCACGGCACACGGCTGCGGTCACAA GAGGCGGAGAGCTGTACACCTGGGGCTGGG GGAAATACGGGCAGCTCGGGCACAGGGACCGCGCCAGCTGCGACCAGCCACGGCGTGTGGAGCAGCTCCGGGCTCAGGGGCTGCAGGCGCTGGAGGTGGTTTGTGGGCCCTGGAGCACTTATGTCTGcgtcctgcagcagggaggggcGCAGGgctcccatccccacagcacagctccagccctgaaAGCTGGGACTGAGCGTGGGAGCTGCCCAGGAGAGCTCAGCCCCCATCCCTGA
- the PRC1 gene encoding protein regulator of cytokinesis 1 isoform X1, whose translation MRRSEVLAAEAVTCLNRALSALRDIWEEIGIPEELRLERTGAVKRHIKNLLDMMVAEEERLREQMLQTVAVYRKELDGLCAELHAEPFQTQEGSTILQMVNELRARVEVLLKQKKDRKQELKALQEQDKNLCDILCVSLFSIDDGAVPSLDELDRYRRHVASLSAEKERRQEEFVSIKRQVVQCMAELEHSPDTSFERDVVCEDEEAFCLSTDNIANLQSLLQQLEARRALNEAMCAELRSRITELWERLQVPEEERESFAVHMTGSKAKTREALKLEVERLEELKLQNMKSVVQAIRTELAEYWDKCFYSQEQRDAFSPYYDEEYTEALLQLHDTEVGKMKSYYETHKELFEAVHKWEENWKLFLELERKAADPNRLANRGGSLLKEEKQRAKLQKTLSKLQEELESRIQAWEQERKEPFLVKGQQFMEYVTEQWQLYRMEKEKEKQERQLKKSRQIETEMMYGSTPRTPIKRRVLGPHTPGKLNGTSLSTATPNSTIRSAFGATLFHSPTSRLPPSGGKLGQARTPNRVAAKAPRPGHRERNKENLSQLNGTTLSGGCSPAVPAQRNHSVNSVASTYSEFARELSKASRCDTSSRILNSTTTNAFC comes from the exons ATGAGGAGGAG CGAGGTGCTGGCGGCCGAGGCCGTGACGTGCCTGAACCGCGCCCTGTCCGCGCTGCGGGACATATGGGAGGAGATCGGCATCCCCGAGGAACTGCGGCTCGAGCGGACCGGGGCTGTGAAGAGACACATCAAG AACCTGCTGGACATGATGGTGGCGGAGGAGGAGCGCCTGAGGGAGCAGATGCTGCAGACCGTGGCCGTGTACAGGAAGGAGCTGGACGGCCTCTGTGCCGAGCTGCACGCTGAGCCCTTCCAG ACGCAGGAGGGGAGCACCATCCTGCAGATGGTGAATGAATTACGGGCCCGCGTGGAggtgctgctgaagcagaagaaggacaggaagcaggagctgaaggCTCTGCAGGAACAGGATAAGAACCTGTGCGACATCCTCTGCGTGTCCCTCTTCAGCATTGATGATGGTGCCGTGCCCAGCCTGGACGAGCTGGACCGCTACCGACGCCACGTGGCCTCACTCAGCGCAGAGAAG GAGCGAAGGCAAGAAGAATTTGTCAGCATCAAGCGGCAGGTGGTGCAGTGCATGGCggagctggagcacagccctgacacCAGCTTTGAGCGGGACGTGGTGTGTGAGGATGAGGAGGCGTTCTGCTTGTCCACAGATAACATTGCTAACCTCCAgagcctgctgcagcag CTGGAGGCGCGGCGGGCTCTGAATGAAGCCATGTGTGCAGAACTGCGCTCCAGAATCACCGAGCTTTGGGAAAGGCTGCAGGTTCCTGAGGAGGAGAGGGAGTCTTTTGCGGTGCACATGACTGGATCCAAAGCCAAAACCAGGGAAGCT TTGAAGCTGGAAGTAGAACGTCTGGAGGAGCTGAAGCTGCAGAACATGAAGTCCGTGGTTCAGGCGATCCGCACGGAGCTGGCTGAGTACTGGGACAAATGCTTCTACAGCCAGGAGCAGAGGGACGCCTTCAGTCCCTATTACGATG AGGAATATACAGAGGCCTTGCTCCAGCTCCACGATACTGAGGTGGGGAAGATGAAAAGTTACTACGAAACACACAAGGAGCTGTTTGAGGCTGTTCACAAATGGGAGGAAAACTGGAAGCTGTTTCTGGAGCTGGAG AGGAAAGCAGCTGACCCCAATCGCCTCGCCAACCGCGGGGGGAGCCTGCTAAAAGAAGAGAAGCAGCGAGCAAAACTGCAGAAGACCCTTTCCAAG ctgcaggaggagctggagagcAGGATCCAGGCCTGGGAGCAGGAACGTAAGGAGCCTTTCCTGGTGAAGGGACAGCAGTTCATGGAGTACGTGacagagcagtggcagctgTATCgcatggagaaagagaaggagaaacaggAGCGG CAACTGAAGAAAAGCCGCCAGATTGAGACAGAGATGATGTATGGGAGCACCCCAAGGACTCCTATCAAGCGCCGAGTGCTTGGCCCCCACACACCTGGCAAA CTCAATGGCACTTCCCTCTCCACTGCCACTCCCAACAGCACCATTCGTTCAGCTTTTGGGGCAACTCTCTTCCATTCACCAACGTCACGGCTGCCACCTTCTGGAGGGAAG CTTGGCCAGGCTCGGACCCCCAACCGCGTGGCTGCGAAGGCCCCCCGGCCCGGACACAGGGAACGGAACAAGGAGAACCTGTCACAGCTGAACGGAACCACCCTGAGCGGTGGGTGCAGCCCCGCAGTCCCTGCCCAGCGTAACCACAGCGTTAATTCTGTTGCCAGCACCTATTCTGAGTTTGCG CGTGAACTCTCCAAGGCCTCCAGGTGCGATACCAGCTCCCGCATCCTcaactccaccaccaccaaTGCCTTCTGCTGA
- the UNC45A gene encoding protein unc-45 homolog A, which translates to MEETVTAGQLRERGNTLFQAGDHGAALAAYTRALSLCQAGPERAVLHRNRAACYLKLEDYAKAEADASKAIEADGRDMKALFRRSQALQKLGRLDQAVSDLQRCVSLEPKNKAFQEALRALGSSMHEKMKTMSCTDSKVEQMFQILLDPQEKDVDKKQKAAQNLIVLAREEAGAEKIFQSDGVQLLTQLLDTAKADLMLAALRTLVGLCSGHRSRSMAILTELGSSRLSAVLGVEHEQVSLAACNLLHVMFDSLKEGMQKDFRGKEDAVVLDSSKEQKVLIKDLLELLPLEGASAHGRDNALNLLIKVVPRKSPKDINNSMSLWVIDQGLKKILEVGSTVCGTPGSLPVTENSRMSASVLLSKLYDDLKCDAERENFHHLCEDYVRSWFEGQELAGKLRAIQTVSCLLQGPSEAGNRVLELEGIMDCILSLCASVCEAHQLVAVEALIHAADKAKRASFITANGVSLLKEIYKHSEKDSIRIRALVGLCKLGSAGGTDFSMKQFAEGSTEKLAKQCRKWLCNEAIDAGTRRWAVEGLAYLTFDADVKEEFVEDKAAMQAMFQLTKSEDRNVLYAVASTLVNCTNSYDHEEPDPQMLELAKYAKQHIPEQHPKDKPDFVKRRVRKLLTAGVVSALACVVKSENPALTNACRELISRVFLALVAETEDRGSVVAQGGGKALIPLSLEGTEVGQTKAAQALAKITITSNPEMAFPGERIYEVVRPLVSLLHLQRSGLENFEGLMALTNLAGISERLRQKILKERAVPMIEGYMFEEHELIRLAATECMCNMAMSKEVQELFLDEGSDRLKLMVLYSGEEDEKLRRAASGTLAMLTALHPPICKRIPQVTVHWLEILQALLLSPSAELQHRGAVVVMNMMAAAREVAELLIASEMLEILTVLAKDRDKPRVAQAAQESLERAVQYGLIQPHPGQQ; encoded by the exons ATGGAGGAGACG GTGACGGCGGGGCAGCTCCGGGAGCGCGGCAACACGCTGTTCCAGGCCGGGGATCACGGCGCGGCCCTGGCCGCCTACACGCGGGCGCTGAGTCTGTGCCAGGCCGGGCCGGAGCGCGCCGTGCTGCACCGCAACCGGGCGGCGTGTTACCTGAAGCTG GAGGATTATGCCAAGGCGGAGGCGGATGCATCTAAAG CCATTGAGGCCGATGGCCGGGACATGAAGGCGCTGTTCCGCCGCAGTCAGGCGCTGCAGAAGTTGGGCCGTTTGGACCAGGCTGTCAGCGACCTGCAGAGGTGTGTGAGCCTGGAACCTAAGAACAAGGCCTTCCAGGAGGCCCTGCGTGCCCTGGGGAGCAGCATGCACGAGAAG ATGAAGACCATGTCTTGTACGGACTCAAAGGTGGAACAGATGTTTCAGATTTTGCTGGATCCCCAGGAAAAGGATGTGGACAAGAAGCAAAAG GCTGCGCAGAACCTGATTGTACTGGCGCGAGAGGAGGCTGGAGCAGAGAAGATATTCCAGAGCGATGGTGTGCAGCTCCTGACACAGCTGCTTGACACGGCCAAGGCTGACTTGATGCTGGCGGCCCTGCGCACCCTGgtggggctgtgctctgggCACCGCTCCCGG TCCATGGCCATCCTGACAGAGCTGGGGTCCTCGCGCCTTTCGGCAGTGCTGGGCGTGGAGCATGAGCAGGTTTCCCTGGCTGCCTGCAACCTCCTGCACGTCATGTTCGATTCTCTGAAGGAGGGGATGCAGAAGGACTTCCGTGGCAAGGAGGATGCAGTGGTGTTGG ATTCCTCCAAGGAACAGAAAGTGCTGATCAAAGACCTCCTGGAGCTGCTACCTCTGGAAGGGGCCTCTGCTCATGGCCGTGACAATGCCCTCAACTTGCTTATCAAGGTGGTGCCCAGGAAATCACCAAAGGATATCAACAACAGCATGAGCCTTTGGGTGATCGACCAGG GCCTGAAGAAGATCCTGGAGGTGGGAAGCACAGTGTGTGGGACCCCGGGCAGCCTGCCTGTGACAGAGAACAGCCGGATGAGCGCCTCGGTACTTCTGAGCAAGCTTTACGATGACCTGAAATGTGATGCTGAGAGGGAGAACTTCCACCACCTGTGTGAGGACTATGTGAG GAGCTGGTTCGaggggcaggagctggctggaAAGCTGCGGGCCATCCAGACAGTGTCGTGCCTGCTGCAGGGACCCTCAGAAGCTGGGAACAGGGTGCTAGAGCTGGAGGGGATCATGGACTGCATACTGTCCCTCTGTGCCTCCGTCTGTGAGGCCCACCAGCTGGTAGCAGTGGAGGCTCTGATCCACGCAGCTGACAAGGCCAAGCGTGCCTCCTTCATCACTGCCAACGGGGTCAGCCTGCTCAAGGAGATCTACAAGCACAGCGAGAAGGACAGCATCCGCATCCGTGCACTGGTg GGACTGTGCAAGCTGGGATCTGCTGGAGGCACCGACTTCAGCATGAAGCAGTTTGCTGAGGGCTCCACAGAGAAGCTTGCCAAGCAGTGCCGAAA GTGGCTGTGCAATGAGGCTATTGATGCTGGCACGCGGCGCTGGGCTGTGGAGGGCCTGGCCTACCTCACGTTTGATGCTGATGTCAAGGAGGAGTTCGTAGAGGACAAGGCAGCGATGCAGGCCATGTTCCAGCTGACAAAG TCAGAAGATAGGAATGTTCTTTATGCTGTTGCTTCCACACTGGTGAACTGCACCAACAGCTACGACCACGAGGAGCCAGACCCGCAGATGCTGGAGCTGGCCAAGTATGCCAAGCAGCACATTCCAGAGCAGCACCCCAAG GACAAGCCAGACTTTGTGAAGCGACGCGTGCGGAAGCTGCTGACGGCCGGTGTGGTGTCTGCTTTGGCCTGTGTGGTGAAGAGCGAGAACCCAGCGCTGACCAATGCCTGCCGGGAGCTGatctccag GGTGTTCTTGGCCCTGGTGGCAGAGACGGAGGACCGAGGCAGTGTGGTCgcacagggaggaggaaag GCTCTCATCCCGCTGTCCCTGGAGGGCACTGAGGTGGGACAGACCAAGGCAGCTCAGGCCCTGGCCAAGATCACCATCACCTCCAACCCTGAGATGGCGTTCCCTGGAGAGCGG ATCTACGAGGTGGTCCGGCCCCTGGTCAGCCTGCTGCACCTGCAGCGCTCGGGCCTGGAGAACTTTGAGGGGCTGATGGCACTGACCAACCTGGCTGGCATCAGCGAGCGGCTGCG GCAGAAGATCCTGAAGGAGAGAGCTGTGCCCATGATCGAGGGGTACATGTTTGAGGAGCACGAGCTGATCCGCCTGGCTGCCACCGAGTGCATGTGTAACATGGCCATGAGCAAGGAG GTGCAGGAGCTGTTCCTGGATGAGGGCAGCGACCGCTTGAAGCTGATGGTTCTGTACAGCGGGGAGGAGGACGAGAAGCTGCGGCGGGCGGCATCGGGGACGCTGGCCATGCTGACAGCGCTGCACCCCCCCATCTGCAAGAGGATCCCGCAGGTG ACCGTGCACTGGCTGGAGATCCTGCAGGCgctgctgctgagccccagcGCCGAGCTGCAGCACCGCGGGGCCGTGGTGGTGATGAACATGATGGCGGCGGCGCGAGAGGTGGCCGAGCTGCTGATCGCCAGCGAGATGCTGGAGATCCTGACCGTGCTGGCCAAGGACCGGGACAAACCGCGCGTGGCGCAGGCGGCGCAGGAGAGTCTGGAGCGGGCGGTGCAGTACGGGCTGATCCAGCCCCATCCCGGCCAGcagtga
- the PRC1 gene encoding protein regulator of cytokinesis 1 isoform X3, translating to MRRSEVLAAEAVTCLNRALSALRDIWEEIGIPEELRLERTGAVKRHIKNLLDMMVAEEERLREQMLQTVAVYRKELDGLCAELHAEPFQTQEGSTILQMVNELRARVEVLLKQKKDRKQELKALQEQDKNLCDILCVSLFSIDDGAVPSLDELDRYRRHVASLSAEKERRQEEFVSIKRQVVQCMAELEHSPDTSFERDVVCEDEEAFCLSTDNIANLQSLLQQLEARRALNEAMCAELRSRITELWERLQVPEEERESFAVHMTGSKAKTREALKLEVERLEELKLQNMKSVVQAIRTELAEYWDKCFYSQEQRDAFSPYYDEEYTEALLQLHDTEVGKMKSYYETHKELFEAVHKWEENWKLFLELERKAADPNRLANRGGSLLKEEKQRAKLQKTLSKLQEELESRIQAWEQERKEPFLVKGQQFMEYVTEQWQLYRMEKEKEKQERQLKKSRQIETEMMYGSTPRTPIKRRVLGPHTPGKVRKLNGTSLSTATPNSTIRSAFGATLFHSPTSRLPPSGGKLGQARTPNRVAAKAPRPGHRERNKENLSQLNGTTLSGGCSPAVPAQRNHSVNSVASTYSEFARELSKASRCDTSSRILNSTTTNAFC from the exons ATGAGGAGGAG CGAGGTGCTGGCGGCCGAGGCCGTGACGTGCCTGAACCGCGCCCTGTCCGCGCTGCGGGACATATGGGAGGAGATCGGCATCCCCGAGGAACTGCGGCTCGAGCGGACCGGGGCTGTGAAGAGACACATCAAG AACCTGCTGGACATGATGGTGGCGGAGGAGGAGCGCCTGAGGGAGCAGATGCTGCAGACCGTGGCCGTGTACAGGAAGGAGCTGGACGGCCTCTGTGCCGAGCTGCACGCTGAGCCCTTCCAG ACGCAGGAGGGGAGCACCATCCTGCAGATGGTGAATGAATTACGGGCCCGCGTGGAggtgctgctgaagcagaagaaggacaggaagcaggagctgaaggCTCTGCAGGAACAGGATAAGAACCTGTGCGACATCCTCTGCGTGTCCCTCTTCAGCATTGATGATGGTGCCGTGCCCAGCCTGGACGAGCTGGACCGCTACCGACGCCACGTGGCCTCACTCAGCGCAGAGAAG GAGCGAAGGCAAGAAGAATTTGTCAGCATCAAGCGGCAGGTGGTGCAGTGCATGGCggagctggagcacagccctgacacCAGCTTTGAGCGGGACGTGGTGTGTGAGGATGAGGAGGCGTTCTGCTTGTCCACAGATAACATTGCTAACCTCCAgagcctgctgcagcag CTGGAGGCGCGGCGGGCTCTGAATGAAGCCATGTGTGCAGAACTGCGCTCCAGAATCACCGAGCTTTGGGAAAGGCTGCAGGTTCCTGAGGAGGAGAGGGAGTCTTTTGCGGTGCACATGACTGGATCCAAAGCCAAAACCAGGGAAGCT TTGAAGCTGGAAGTAGAACGTCTGGAGGAGCTGAAGCTGCAGAACATGAAGTCCGTGGTTCAGGCGATCCGCACGGAGCTGGCTGAGTACTGGGACAAATGCTTCTACAGCCAGGAGCAGAGGGACGCCTTCAGTCCCTATTACGATG AGGAATATACAGAGGCCTTGCTCCAGCTCCACGATACTGAGGTGGGGAAGATGAAAAGTTACTACGAAACACACAAGGAGCTGTTTGAGGCTGTTCACAAATGGGAGGAAAACTGGAAGCTGTTTCTGGAGCTGGAG AGGAAAGCAGCTGACCCCAATCGCCTCGCCAACCGCGGGGGGAGCCTGCTAAAAGAAGAGAAGCAGCGAGCAAAACTGCAGAAGACCCTTTCCAAG ctgcaggaggagctggagagcAGGATCCAGGCCTGGGAGCAGGAACGTAAGGAGCCTTTCCTGGTGAAGGGACAGCAGTTCATGGAGTACGTGacagagcagtggcagctgTATCgcatggagaaagagaaggagaaacaggAGCGG CAACTGAAGAAAAGCCGCCAGATTGAGACAGAGATGATGTATGGGAGCACCCCAAGGACTCCTATCAAGCGCCGAGTGCTTGGCCCCCACACACCTGGCAAAGTAAGGAAG CTCAATGGCACTTCCCTCTCCACTGCCACTCCCAACAGCACCATTCGTTCAGCTTTTGGGGCAACTCTCTTCCATTCACCAACGTCACGGCTGCCACCTTCTGGAGGGAAG CTTGGCCAGGCTCGGACCCCCAACCGCGTGGCTGCGAAGGCCCCCCGGCCCGGACACAGGGAACGGAACAAGGAGAACCTGTCACAGCTGAACGGAACCACCCTGAGCGGTGGGTGCAGCCCCGCAGTCCCTGCCCAGCGTAACCACAGCGTTAATTCTGTTGCCAGCACCTATTCTGAGTTTGCG CGTGAACTCTCCAAGGCCTCCAGGTGCGATACCAGCTCCCGCATCCTcaactccaccaccaccaaTGCCTTCTGCTGA
- the PRC1 gene encoding protein regulator of cytokinesis 1 isoform X2 translates to MRRSEVLAAEAVTCLNRALSALRDIWEEIGIPEELRLERTGAVKRHIKNLLDMMVAEEERLREQMLQTVAVYRKELDGLCAELHAEPFQTQEGSTILQMVNELRARVEVLLKQKKDRKQELKALQEQDKNLCDILCVSLFSIDDGAVPSLDELDRYRRHVASLSAEKERRQEEFVSIKRQVVQCMAELEHSPDTSFERDVVCEDEEAFCLSTDNIANLQSLLQQLEARRALNEAMCAELRSRITELWERLQVPEEERESFAVHMTGSKAKTREALKLEVERLEELKLQNMKSVVQAIRTELAEYWDKCFYSQEQRDAFSPYYDEEYTEALLQLHDTEVGKMKSYYETHKELFEAVHKWEENWKLFLELERKAADPNRLANRGGSLLKEEKQRAKLQKTLSKLQEELESRIQAWEQERKEPFLVKGQQFMEYVTEQWQLYRMEKEKEKQERQLKKSRQIETEMMYGSTPRTPIKRRVLGPHTPGKVRKLNGTSLSTATPNSTIRSAFGATLFHSPTSRLPPSGGKLGQARTPNRVAAKAPRPGHRERNKENLSQLNGTTLSA, encoded by the exons ATGAGGAGGAG CGAGGTGCTGGCGGCCGAGGCCGTGACGTGCCTGAACCGCGCCCTGTCCGCGCTGCGGGACATATGGGAGGAGATCGGCATCCCCGAGGAACTGCGGCTCGAGCGGACCGGGGCTGTGAAGAGACACATCAAG AACCTGCTGGACATGATGGTGGCGGAGGAGGAGCGCCTGAGGGAGCAGATGCTGCAGACCGTGGCCGTGTACAGGAAGGAGCTGGACGGCCTCTGTGCCGAGCTGCACGCTGAGCCCTTCCAG ACGCAGGAGGGGAGCACCATCCTGCAGATGGTGAATGAATTACGGGCCCGCGTGGAggtgctgctgaagcagaagaaggacaggaagcaggagctgaaggCTCTGCAGGAACAGGATAAGAACCTGTGCGACATCCTCTGCGTGTCCCTCTTCAGCATTGATGATGGTGCCGTGCCCAGCCTGGACGAGCTGGACCGCTACCGACGCCACGTGGCCTCACTCAGCGCAGAGAAG GAGCGAAGGCAAGAAGAATTTGTCAGCATCAAGCGGCAGGTGGTGCAGTGCATGGCggagctggagcacagccctgacacCAGCTTTGAGCGGGACGTGGTGTGTGAGGATGAGGAGGCGTTCTGCTTGTCCACAGATAACATTGCTAACCTCCAgagcctgctgcagcag CTGGAGGCGCGGCGGGCTCTGAATGAAGCCATGTGTGCAGAACTGCGCTCCAGAATCACCGAGCTTTGGGAAAGGCTGCAGGTTCCTGAGGAGGAGAGGGAGTCTTTTGCGGTGCACATGACTGGATCCAAAGCCAAAACCAGGGAAGCT TTGAAGCTGGAAGTAGAACGTCTGGAGGAGCTGAAGCTGCAGAACATGAAGTCCGTGGTTCAGGCGATCCGCACGGAGCTGGCTGAGTACTGGGACAAATGCTTCTACAGCCAGGAGCAGAGGGACGCCTTCAGTCCCTATTACGATG AGGAATATACAGAGGCCTTGCTCCAGCTCCACGATACTGAGGTGGGGAAGATGAAAAGTTACTACGAAACACACAAGGAGCTGTTTGAGGCTGTTCACAAATGGGAGGAAAACTGGAAGCTGTTTCTGGAGCTGGAG AGGAAAGCAGCTGACCCCAATCGCCTCGCCAACCGCGGGGGGAGCCTGCTAAAAGAAGAGAAGCAGCGAGCAAAACTGCAGAAGACCCTTTCCAAG ctgcaggaggagctggagagcAGGATCCAGGCCTGGGAGCAGGAACGTAAGGAGCCTTTCCTGGTGAAGGGACAGCAGTTCATGGAGTACGTGacagagcagtggcagctgTATCgcatggagaaagagaaggagaaacaggAGCGG CAACTGAAGAAAAGCCGCCAGATTGAGACAGAGATGATGTATGGGAGCACCCCAAGGACTCCTATCAAGCGCCGAGTGCTTGGCCCCCACACACCTGGCAAAGTAAGGAAG CTCAATGGCACTTCCCTCTCCACTGCCACTCCCAACAGCACCATTCGTTCAGCTTTTGGGGCAACTCTCTTCCATTCACCAACGTCACGGCTGCCACCTTCTGGAGGGAAG CTTGGCCAGGCTCGGACCCCCAACCGCGTGGCTGCGAAGGCCCCCCGGCCCGGACACAGGGAACGGAACAAGGAGAACCTGTCACAGCTGAACGGAACCACCCTGAGCG CGTGA